The following are encoded together in the Pedobacter sp. D749 genome:
- a CDS encoding START-like domain-containing protein has product MAEKKKFTLEYEVRSSPRILYSFISEPNGLSQWFADDVNFRDQVYTFTWDDEQLKAKLVSIKENKLVKFKWLDDEPQCYFEMEIVQDELTNDVALSITDFTTDELLAEKKLIWDNQIDYLISVLGA; this is encoded by the coding sequence ATGGCAGAAAAGAAAAAATTTACACTAGAGTACGAAGTTAGATCGTCACCACGCATATTGTATAGTTTTATAAGTGAGCCAAACGGCTTATCGCAATGGTTTGCGGATGATGTAAATTTTCGTGATCAGGTATATACTTTTACCTGGGATGATGAGCAGTTAAAAGCCAAACTGGTTTCCATTAAAGAAAATAAACTGGTTAAATTTAAGTGGCTGGATGATGAACCTCAATGTTATTTTGAGATGGAAATTGTACAGGACGAACTAACCAATGATGTTGCCCTCTCGATCACCGATTTTACTACTGATGAGCTTCTTGCAGAGAAAAAATTAATCTGGGATAACCAGATCGATTATCTGATTAGCGTTTTGGGTGCGTAA
- a CDS encoding ImmA/IrrE family metallo-endopeptidase: MLNSTSFLPNWTSAPGDTIIDLLNERNISVEAFANRMENSVETVESLIEGQMEITTEISLKLSKVLGSSVDFWMRREFQYREDLIRLKKVAETAWLKLLPIADMVKFGWIQQHVSKSIPALLEYFGVGSITEWQIKYEAEMAQVSFRTSSAFKQQPAAVAAWLRQGEIQSNPIKCVPWSSELFMSSLVEIKKLTKIKDPVEFLPKLAKICANSGVAIAIAKTPSGCQASGVTKFLTKDRALIMLSFRYLTDDHFWFTFFHEAAHLLLHGNRSVFVEEIGKNRMISNEEKEANEFAAETLIPSEKRPQMMKLSVTNKKSIVGFASSLGVSPGIVIGQLQHLGRIEHNRYNYYKRRFTWDNMPTTINP; the protein is encoded by the coding sequence ATAGAATGGAGAATTCTGTTGAGACGGTAGAAAGCCTCATTGAAGGACAAATGGAGATCACCACAGAGATTTCTCTAAAACTTTCGAAAGTCCTTGGTTCATCTGTTGACTTTTGGATGCGACGGGAATTTCAGTACCGCGAAGATTTGATTCGACTGAAAAAAGTCGCTGAAACGGCTTGGTTGAAATTGCTTCCGATAGCAGACATGGTTAAATTTGGATGGATTCAACAGCATGTTTCAAAGAGTATTCCTGCACTTCTGGAGTATTTCGGGGTTGGATCGATTACTGAGTGGCAAATTAAATACGAAGCTGAAATGGCTCAAGTGTCATTCAGGACCTCATCCGCCTTCAAACAACAACCTGCGGCGGTAGCTGCATGGCTTAGGCAGGGAGAAATTCAGAGTAATCCCATCAAGTGCGTACCTTGGAGTTCAGAACTGTTCATGTCATCTCTTGTCGAAATCAAAAAACTTACAAAAATTAAAGACCCGGTTGAATTTCTCCCTAAACTCGCGAAAATCTGTGCCAATTCTGGTGTAGCAATCGCAATAGCCAAAACGCCTAGTGGATGTCAGGCCAGTGGGGTGACTAAATTCCTTACTAAGGATCGGGCACTGATCATGCTTAGTTTTAGGTACCTAACCGATGACCATTTTTGGTTTACCTTTTTCCACGAAGCGGCGCACCTACTTCTTCATGGCAACAGATCTGTTTTTGTTGAAGAGATCGGCAAAAACAGAATGATTAGCAATGAAGAAAAGGAAGCAAATGAATTTGCTGCAGAGACATTAATCCCATCAGAAAAAAGGCCGCAGATGATGAAGTTATCTGTTACCAATAAAAAGTCGATTGTTGGTTTTGCCAGTTCTCTGGGGGTGTCGCCAGGTATCGTTATCGGTCAACTTCAGCATCTGGGCAGGATAGAACACAATCGGTACAATTATTATAAGCGTAGGTTTACCTGGGATAATATGCCAACAACAATCAACCCGTAA
- a CDS encoding thymidylate synthase, protein MASLAFNQYQTLDDILLAVFEELLKRPFNNNNHRGTSSEIIGLSFTLTNPRARLSRSEIKSKAFSTLGELLWYLAGSNELKFIEHYIEDYKDDSDDGKTLYGAYGPRLFNMRDQYNQFENITKLLTKNPLTRKAVIQLFDAMDLVGEHKEIPCTCTIQFLIRAKKLNMYVSMRSNDAYKGLPHDIFAFTMLQEIMARKLGIELGHYHHSVGSLHLYDEQVKQATQFVGEGYQELGLNMAPMPVGDPWPSIIDLLKYEAGIRTGKISEVDSSELDDYWENLAKLLLIYKLSYSKNTQDKIKDIMATMDPIYKVYITPRIKKVNKLNQKDGE, encoded by the coding sequence ATGGCATCACTAGCATTTAACCAATACCAAACATTAGATGATATACTACTTGCTGTTTTCGAAGAACTGCTCAAAAGACCCTTCAACAACAATAACCATAGAGGAACTAGTAGCGAAATCATTGGACTATCTTTCACTTTAACAAATCCCCGAGCAAGATTGAGCAGAAGCGAGATCAAATCGAAAGCTTTTAGCACCTTGGGTGAGTTGTTATGGTACCTTGCAGGAAGCAATGAATTGAAGTTCATCGAGCATTATATCGAAGATTATAAGGACGATAGTGACGATGGAAAAACTCTTTATGGGGCATACGGCCCTCGGCTGTTCAACATGAGGGACCAATATAATCAATTTGAGAACATAACCAAATTGCTTACAAAAAATCCATTAACCCGTAAGGCAGTTATTCAGCTTTTTGACGCGATGGACCTTGTAGGTGAGCACAAGGAAATTCCGTGCACGTGCACTATACAGTTTTTGATCAGGGCGAAAAAGCTCAACATGTATGTTTCAATGAGATCAAATGATGCCTACAAAGGCCTACCCCATGATATATTTGCTTTTACAATGTTGCAGGAAATTATGGCAAGGAAGCTTGGTATTGAATTGGGACACTACCATCATTCAGTAGGTAGCCTCCACCTTTACGACGAGCAAGTCAAACAGGCAACACAGTTTGTGGGCGAAGGCTATCAGGAATTGGGTTTAAATATGGCACCAATGCCTGTTGGTGACCCATGGCCATCTATAATTGATTTGCTAAAATACGAAGCTGGTATTAGAACAGGAAAGATAAGCGAGGTGGATTCATCGGAGCTTGATGATTATTGGGAAAATTTGGCAAAATTACTGCTTATCTATAAGCTTTCTTATTCAAAGAACACACAAGATAAGATCAAGGATATTATGGCTACAATGGACCCAATCTATAAGGTGTATATCACACCACGAATAAAAAAAGTTAACAAGCTCAACCAAAAGGATGGAGAATGA